DNA sequence from the Phragmitibacter flavus genome:
ACCTCCGCACCTGGGGCCTCTCCGCCACCCTCGGAAACCTCCCCCAAGCCCTCGAAGTCCTCACTGGCCCCAACCTCCCCCCCGAAAAAACCACCCTCATCTCCGCCCAAATCCCCAAAAAATTCGAGCTAAAAACCCTCCTCCCCACCCGCACCGAGTCCTTCCCCTGGTCCGGCCACGTCGGCCTCCACCTTCTCAAAAACGTCATCGCCCAAATCGAAAAAAAACAAACCACCCTCCTCTTCACCAACACCCGCTCCCAATCCGAAATCTGGTTCCAGGCCCTCCTTAACGCCCGACCCGATTGGGCCGACAAAATCGCCCTCCACCACGGCTCCATCGACCGCTCCGAACGCGAAAAAACCGAAATCCGCCTCCGCTCCGGCGACATCCTCTGCGTCGTCTGCACCGGCAGCCTCGACCTCGGCGTCGACTTCTCCCCCGTCGAACAAGTCATCCAAATCGGCGGCCCCAAAGGCATCGCCCGCCTCCTCCAGCGCGCCGGGCGCAGCGGCCACCAGCCCGGTGCCACCAGCCGCATCTTCTGCGTCCCCGCCCACGCCATGGAACTCGTCGAATTCGCCGCCATCCGCGACGCCATCAGCCTCGGCCAAATCGAATCACGCGACCCCCTCACCGCCCCCCTCGACCTCCTCGCCCAGCACCTCGTCACCCTCGCCCTTGGCGGCGGTTTTACCGAACCCGAAACCCTCGCCGAAATCCGCAGCACCCACGCCTACCGCCACCTCAGCGACCGCGACTGGCAATGGACCCTCGACTTCGTCGTCCGCGGCGGCAACGCCCTGCGCGCCTACCCTCAATTCAAACGCGTCCAAAAAAACACCGACGGCCTCCACCTCGTCACCGAACCCCACATCGCCCGCTTCCACCGCATGTCCGTCGGCACCATCACCAGCGACGCCATGATCACCGTCAAACTCCAAAACGGTGCCTACCTCGGCAGCCTCGAAGAATCCTTCATCGCCCGGCTCAAACCCGGCGACCCCTTCTCCTTCGCCGGCCACCGCGTCGAACTCGTCCGCGTTCGCGACATGGCCGCCATCGTGCGCCGTTCCCAAAAAGCCTCCCGCCTCGTCCCCCAGTGGATGGGCGGACACATGCCCCTCTCCTCCCAGCTCGCCACCGCCGTCCGCGCCAAACTCGCCGAAGCCCGCCTCGGCCACTTCCACGGACCCGAAATGACCTCCGTCAAACCCGTCCTCGAACTCCAGGCCCGCGACTCCCTCATCCCCAATCCCGACGAACTCCTCATCGAATCCGCCCACACCCGCGAAGGCCACCACTACTTCATCTACCCCTTCGCCGGTCGACTCGCCCACGAAGGC
Encoded proteins:
- a CDS encoding ligase-associated DNA damage response DEXH box helicase yields the protein MTTKKIKPPKDPWLHWFKTQRWKPFPFQQQTWSAYLNGKSGLVHAPTGLGKTYAVWGGPILDWLQQNPDPTTWPKISSPEPLRVLWITPLRALANDTVESLQLPIRDLRLPWTVELRTGDTKSAARQRQRKHFPTCLVTTPESLSLLLSYPDLREKFATLQAVIIDEWHELLSSKRGVQTELCLARLRRWQPNLRTWGLSATLGNLPQALEVLTGPNLPPEKTTLISAQIPKKFELKTLLPTRTESFPWSGHVGLHLLKNVIAQIEKKQTTLLFTNTRSQSEIWFQALLNARPDWADKIALHHGSIDRSEREKTEIRLRSGDILCVVCTGSLDLGVDFSPVEQVIQIGGPKGIARLLQRAGRSGHQPGATSRIFCVPAHAMELVEFAAIRDAISLGQIESRDPLTAPLDLLAQHLVTLALGGGFTEPETLAEIRSTHAYRHLSDRDWQWTLDFVVRGGNALRAYPQFKRVQKNTDGLHLVTEPHIARFHRMSVGTITSDAMITVKLQNGAYLGSLEESFIARLKPGDPFSFAGHRVELVRVRDMAAIVRRSQKASRLVPQWMGGHMPLSSQLATAVRAKLAEARLGHFHGPEMTSVKPVLELQARDSLIPNPDELLIESAHTREGHHYFIYPFAGRLAHEGLASLTAFRLSRDAPRSITLTMNDYGFCMTTPTPVELDPSGWQNLLSPDHLLDDLLACLNSGELTKRKFREIARIAGLIFQGYPGASKSTRQIQASSGLFFDVFTRYDPDNLLLNQARREVLQYQLDEHRLTQTLRAIQTMKVIPIPTERLTPLSFPLWTMWIQGQVSTEAWSDRVRRMAEQLESTS